CATCGTCGAGAACGCCATCCGGCGGCTCCGCGGCCAGGCCACCGTAATCCTGGTGGCCCACAACCGGCGCACCCGGCAGTTGGCAGACCTCTTGGTGCCGGTGCGGCCCGCGGGCACGGCAACGCCGACGCCGGATGCGGGCGTTGCTGTGTTCCCGCCGGGCCGCGCCGACACCACGGCGAGCGCAAGGTCCATGGACACGCCCGTCACAGAGGCTGGTGTCGACGACGGAACGGAAGCCAGGCATCCCAGGGTCGTCGGCCCCGCTCCCAGTGCCGCTCCCGGCGCCGGCCGCCTCCTGGCCGCCCTCCTCGCACCGGTCCGTGGGAAGTTCGCGGCAGCGGCCTTTGTCGGCACGCTGGCGGCCGTCTTCGCCGTCGCGCTTTCCGGCCTGTCCGGCTGGCTCATTATCCGCGCCAGCGAGCAGCCGCCTATCCTCTACCTCCTGACGGCCATTGTCGGCGTCCGGTTCTTCGGCATCGGCCGCGCGGTGTTCCGCTATTGGGAGCGCCTGCTGCTGCATGATGCCGTATTCGCCGCCTTGACCCGGCTCCGCGGCAGGCTGTGGGAGTCCCTGAGCCGCCGGGCGCTGTCACTGCGCCGGCTCCTGCAGGGCGGCAATGTGCTGGGCACGGTCATCGACGACGTCGACACCGTCCGGGACCTCCTGCCGCGCGTGGTCCTGCCGCCTGTCACGGCGCTTGCGGTGTCCGTCCTGGCCGTGGCCGCCACCGGAGCCTTGGTGCCGGCCGCCCTTCCCGCAGTGCTTGGGGCAGCCGTCAGCGGCCTGCTGCTGGCGCCCGCGGCCGCCGTGTGGGGTGACCGGAAGTCCGCCGCTGCCGAGCAGGCCCTGCGCTCCGGCGTCCTGCGCCGCGTCACGGCCGCCCTGGATGCGCGGGCCGAACTGCATGCCAACGGTGTGGCGCCCCGCGTCCTTGACGCGCTGCTGGCTGAGGACCGGGATGCCACCCGCGCCTCCCAGCGGTCCGCCTGGGCCGACGGGCTGGGGCACGCCGTCGCCACCGCCGCCTGCGGTGCCGCTGCCCTGGCTGCGGCCTTGCTGGCAGGGCCGGAGGTCCTCGCAGCCCGCGTTGCCCCGGCTACCGCGGCCGTGGTGGTCCTGCTGCTGCTGGCGCTGGTGGAGCCTTACGCTGCGATGACGACGGCGGTGCGCCAGTTCCCGGCGCTGCGTGCGGTTATGCGTCGCGTGGGGGAGTCGGGGGCCCTTGCCGGAGGCGGCGAGGCGACTGACGGGCTGCAGTCCGTTCCTGCCAGGGCCGGCGGTGCGCCAGGCGTCGAGTTGGTGGACCTGGCCGCGGCCTGGCCGGGAGGCTCACCGGTCTTCTCGGGCGTGGACGCGTCGGCAGCGCCGGGGCGCTGGCTGGCGGTCACCGGGCCGTCAGGGTCCGGAAAATCGACGCTGCTCTCGGTGCTGCTGGGCTTCCTGCCGCCCGCTGCAGGCCAGGTGCGGGTCACCGGCCGGGCGGCGTGGTGCCCGCAGGAAGCACACCTGTTCGATTCCACCATCCGCGGAAACCTGCTGCTGGGCAGGCCGTCCACCGACGGTGCCGCCGCGGCACGTGACGAAGAGCTGGAAGCCGTCCTGGCCGCCGTCGGACTTTCCGGGCTGGTACGCCGGCTGCCGGCGGGGCTGGACACCCGAATCGGGCCCGGCGGTGCGTTCCTCAGCGGCGGCGAGCGCCAGCGCCTGGCCGTGGCGCGGACCCTGCTGACCGGCGCGGAGGTGGTCCTGCTGGATGAGCCCACCACCCACCTTGATGCCGAATCCGCGGCCGCCATGCTCGCGGACCTGCGTTCGGGCCTGCGGGACCGCACGGTGGTGCTGGTGACCCACAATGCGGCTGATATCCAGGCCGGGGATGGACGCCTTGACCTGTCAGCATTCTCCGGACAGGCGCGCGCATCCCTGGCGCGTTCCCGCTGACCTCTACCGCTCAAGCCCGGAAGGCGCCGGGAAGGCCGTGCGCCTAGCCGTTGACGTCGTGCAGGTGATGGACGACGTCGTGCAGGAAGTATTGGGAGAGTGTCAGGACGGTGAACTCGGAGCCGTTGCTGCGCAGCCCCTTGCGTCCCCAGTCCTCTTCGGGGACACCGGCGAAGGACTCGGCCGCCTCATGTCCTTCTGCCGCCAGTTCTGGGCCCACTTCCGACGGGTCGGCGTTGGCGTAGTCTTTTTCGAGCGCTGTCAGGTCCTGGTCCCAGTCCGCGAAGCGGGCGTCATCCGCCGTGAGCATCAGGTTCAGCCGCTGGCCGAAAAGGGTGAAAACGTCCCGCACGTGGCAGGCGTACTCAACCGCCGACCAGGTGTCGTCGTTGGGGCGCTCCGCCGCATCCGGCCGGCGCAGGACGGCCAGCCAACGCGGGATCATGCTTTCGATGCTGCCCGGGACCGTTGCCGGTGTGGCGGAGGAGGCGTCGAAGGAGCATTCCGGGCAGGGGCGGGACAGGACCCAGGTCCAGTCCTTGGCATCAGGAACGATAGGCATGGGAGCAGTCTAAGCGGTGCGGGCTGCGCCACTGTCCCAGCCTGGCGCCCCTTTCTAGGTCTCCGCGGATTCCCCATCAGGCCAAGCCATGGCCGGCCCCACCGCTTCCACGGCCTGGGAGAGCGGGACGCCCGATCCGTCACGCCGGCCATGCTCCTGGGGCAGTGATCTGGCCACGCCGGCGGCAGACGACGCCTTCGCGGGGCCGTGCCCTGCCCAGGCAAGCAGCAGCATGTCCTCGCCCTTCAGGAACCGGTGCGACCGGACGCCCGCCGTGGCGCGTCCCTTGGCAGGGTATTCGGAGAAGGCGGTGACCTTGGCCGTGCCCGGAGCGGTGCCGGGAAGGGCGCCGTTGGTGCCGGCGATGGTCACCACCACGGCGGCCTCGTCCTTGGGCTGCACGGCACCGAAGAAGATCACCTGGTCACCCGCGGCAAGCTTGATTCCCGCCATGCCGCCGGCGGTACGCCCCTGGGGACGGACGGCGGATGCGGGGAACTTCAGCAGCTGGGCTTCCCGGGTGAGGAACACCAGGTCGGCGTCGTCTGCGCCGGCCGGAGCCACGCCAACCACAACGTCCTTGTCCTTGAGCGTGATGACTTCCCAGTCTTCGCGGTTGAGGGGGTAGTCCGGCTGGACGCGCTTGACCACGCCCTGGGCCGTGCCGATGGCCAGGACCTCGTCCAGGCGCACGAACGCCACCAGGGATTCACCCTTCACCAGCGTGAGGAACTCCTTGGCTGGAACGCCGCCGGCGAGGTTGGGCAGCCCTGCCATGGGCGCCAGCACCGGCATGTCCATGACCTGCAGCCGGAGCATGCGGCCCAGCGAGGTGACGGCCGCGATTTCACCGCGGGCCGACGTCTTCACCACGGAGGTGTACACGTCGTGCTTGCTTCGGGGCCCTGCCTCGGCCAGCGGCTCCTGGGTGCTGGTCCGCGCCACCTGACCGGAGGCTGTGAGGATCGCCCAGCAGGGGTCATCTGCGATCTCCAGGGACAGCGGGGCGGCCTTGCCCTTCTTGCCGTTGGCCCCGGCAAGTTCGGCCGCCACGGTGGGGGAGACGGCCTCGGATTCCAGCAGGACGGTGCGGCGGGGCGTGCCGTGTTCTTCGGCGATGGCGCCGAGTTCGTCCGAGACCACCGTGCGCAGCAATTCCTCGGAGTCCAGGATGGCCTGCAGCTCGGCGATCTCGCGGCGCAGTTCGTCCTGCTCCTTTTCCAGCTCGATCCGGGAGTACTTGGTGAGCTGGCGCAGGCGCAGTTCCAGGATGTAGTTGGCCTGGACCTCGGTGAGGTCATAGATGGACATCAGCCGCTCGCGCGCTGCCGCAGCCTCATCCGAGGACCTGATGATCTGGATGACCTCGTCGATGTCCACAATGGCGATGAGGAGGCCCTCCACCAGGTGCAGCCGGTCCTTCTTCTTTCCGAGCCTGAACACCGTGCGGCGGCGCACCACGTCGATGCGGTGGTTGACGTAGACGGACAGCAGGTCCACCAGGCCCAGGGTCTGGGGCTGGCCGTCCACCAGGGTGACGTTGTTGATGCCGAAGGAGTCCTCCATCGGCGTGTACCGGTAAAGCTGCTGCAGCACGGCGTTGGGGTTGAAGCCGTTCTTGAGCTCGATGACCAGCCGCAGCCCATGCTTGCGGTCGGTCAGGTCAACGATGTCGCTGATGCCGGTCAGCTTCTTGGCGTTGACCGCGTCCTTGATCTTCTCGATCACCTTCTCCGGGCCCACCATGTACGGCAGTTCGGTGACCACCAGGCCAGTGCGGCGCGCGGAGAGCTGTTCGATTTCCACCTTGGCTCGGGTCTTGAAGGAACCGCGGCCGGTGGCGTACGCGTCCCGGATGCCGTCCAGCCCTACGATCCGGCCACCGCTGGGCAGGTCCGGGCCCGGGACGAACCGCATCAGGTCGTCCAGGGTGGCATCGGGGTTCGCGATCAGGTGCCGGGCGGCGGAGATGACCTCCACCAGGTTATGTGGGGCCATGTTAGTGGCCATGCCGACGGCGATGCCGGTGGCGCCGTTGACCAGCAGGTTGGGGAAGGCGGCAGGCAGGACGTCCGGCTGGGTGAGCTGGTTGTCGTAGTTGGGGATGAAGTCCACCACGTCTTCGTCGAGGTGGTTGGTGAGCGTGAGGGCGGCGGCCGCCAGCCTGGCCTCCGTGTACCGCGGTGCTGCAGGGCCGTCGTCGAGCGAGCCGAAGTTGCCGTGCCCGTCGATCAGCGGCAGGCGCAGGGAAAAGTCCTGCGCCATGCGCACCATGGCGTCGTAGATGGCGGCGTCGCCGTGCGGGTGCAGCTTGCCCATGACCTCGCCCACCACGCGGGCGCTCTTGACGTGGCCGCGGTCCGGCCGCAGGCCCATGTCGCTCATCATGTAGAGGATGCGGCGCTGCACCGGCTTGAGCCCGTCCCGGGCGTCGGGGAGCGCGCGCGAGTAGATCACCGAGTACGCGTACTCCAGGAACGAGCCCTGCATCTCGGAGGTGACATCGATGTCGACGATGTTTTCCGTGTAGTTCTCGTCTGCGATCGGGGCTGGACTTTGGCGGCGGGCCATGGGGTGTGGTGAATCCTTCTGGGGTTACTGCGCAGCCATTGGGGTGTGCTGCGGGAGTTTTTGGCTAGGCTAAGCCTATGGTGGATCAGCCCGGGGACGGCGAATATCCGGAACATTGGGAAGCCGATGTCGTCCTGCGGGACGGCGGAACAGCGCATCTGCGGCCCATCCATCCGTCGGACGCGGAGGCTGTCCAGGCCTTCCATACCGGGCAGTCGCAGAATTCAATCTACATGCGCTTCTTCGCATTCAAGGCCAGGCTGTCCGCCAAGGAACTCAAGCGCTTCACCGAGGTGGATTACAAGGACCGGGTGGCGTTCGTCATCACCATCCACGGGGAAATCATCGGCATCGGCCGCTACGACCGCCTCCCCAACCCCACCGAGGCCGAGGTCGCCTTCAACATCGCCGATTCCCATCAGGGGAGGGGCATCGGCTCCATCCTGCTGGAACACCTGGCGGCCGCCGCGCACGAGAACGGGATCCGGAAGTTCACCGCGGAGGTGCTGCCGGAAAACCGGAAGATGCTGATGGTCTTCTCCGACGCCGGCTACGACGTCAAGCGCCACTTCGACGACGGCGTCGTCAGCCTCGAGTTCAACATCGACCCCACCGAGAAATCCCGTGCCGTGATGGAATCCCGCGAGCACCGCGCCGAGGCGAGAAGCGTCCGGGAGCTGCTGGCGCCGTCGTCCGTTGCCGTGATCGGTGCCAGCCGCCGGTGGGGGACCGTGGGGTACCAGCTGCTGGAGCACATCATCGAGGGCGGCTTCCACGGCTCCGTCTACGCCATCAATCCGGAAGCACTGGAGCTCGCGGGCATGATGTCGTACGGCAAGCTCTCCGAGGTCCCCGAACCCGTCCAGCTGGCCATCATCGCTGTCCCCTACGAGGAGGTGGCCGGGGTCGTGGCGGAGTGCGCTGCGGCGGGTGTCAAGGGCGTCGTGATCGCCTCGGCAGGCTTCGCGGACGACGGCGAACGCGGCCTGCTGCGGCAGCGCGCCCTAGTGCGCCAGGCCCGGGCGAACGGCATGCGGGTGATCGGCCCGGCGTCGCTGGGCATCGCCAACACGCACCCGGACGTGGCACTGAACGCCTCCATGGCCCCCACCATGCCGCTGCGCGGCGGCCTGGGCCTGTTCAGCCAGTCCGCGGCAATCGGCGTCTCGCTCTATGCCGCCTCCAGCCGGCGCCGGGTGGGAGTGTCCAGTCTCCTCTCGGCGGGCAACAGGGCAGACGTTTCGGGCAATGACATGATGCAGTACTGGGAGGACGACACCGACACCTCCGCCGTGGGCCTGTACCTTGAGTCGATCGGCAACCCCCGCAAGTTCTCCCGCATCGCCCGCCGGCTGGCCCGCACCAAGCCCGTGATCGTGGCCAAGTCGGACACCATGGGCCTGCGGCTGCCGCCCGGGCATGCGGTCCGCACCACCCAGGCGCCGGCCGGGGCGCTGGATGCCATGCTCCGGCAGTCGGGCGTGATCCGGGTGGAAACCGTGGAGCAGCTGGTCGACGTGGCCCAGGTGGTCTCCGGCAGGCCGCTTCCCGCCGGACCGGATGTTGCCATTTTCAGCAACTCGGAGGCGCTGGGCAACGTGGTGGCCGACAGTGCCGTGGCGCACGGGCTGGGGGTGGCGCAGGTGGTCTCCGGACTGGACCTCGATGCCGGCCAGTCGGTGGCACTCCCCGCGCTGCGGAACGCCCTCCTTGACGCCCTCGCTTCTGATGCCGTGCACGCCGCCGTCGCCGCCCTGCTGCCCGCACGCGGCCTCACGGTCGATGCCGTGGCGCAGGTCCTGGCCGAATGTTCAGCCAGCGCCGGCAAACCGGTGGTGGCCGCGTTCACCGGCATCCTGGACCCCGCCATCAATGTGGAGGGCCTGGTGGGGGCTGAGGGATGCACCGTTCCCTGCTATTCCAACCCCGGCGCCGCCGTCGCCGCGCTCGCCGCAGTGGTGCGGTACGCCGAGTGGGCCGCCCGCGACCAGGGGCAGTTTGTGGAACCCGCGGGCTGCGACCCGCGGCAGGCGGAAGCAGAGCTCGACGAACTGCTGCGGGACGTCACCGGTGACCAGCTCAAGCAGCTGGACCCGGCGGCAACTGCTTCGCTGCTGGGGCACTACGGCATCTCCGTCCTGCCGTCCCGGCCGTTCACTGCCCCTGATGAGGCCGTAGCGGCCGCTGACGCCCTGGGCTGGCCCGTGGTGCTGAAGACCACCGCCCCGGCCCTTCGCCACCGGCTGGACCTTGGCGGGGTGCGCCTGGGCATCGAGGACGCGGAGTCGCTGCGGCTCAATGTGCAGCAAATGCGGCGGGCGCTCGCAGCCTATGGCGACCCTGCGCTCGAAGTGCAGGCGATGGCGCCGGTGGGGCAGGCCTGCACCTTCCGTGCCATCGAGGATCCGCTGCTGGGCCCGGTCATCTCGTTCGGCCTGGCCGGTGACGCCGTCAACCTGCTCGATGACTGGTCGCACCGGGTGCCGCCGCTCTCCGCCGCTGACGTGCACGATTTTATTCGGGCCCCGCGGGCGTCCCGAAAGCTCTTCGGCTACCAGGGCCTGCCGGCCGTTGATGTCGCTGCCCTTGAGGACCTTGCCGGGCGGCTGGCCTGGATGAAGGACAACCATCCGGAGATCGCGCTGGTGGAGTTCAACCCGGTTTTGTGCGGCACCACCGGGGTGACCATCCTCGCCGCCGACGTGCGGATCGGCAACGCCGCGCAGCGCACGGACAGCGCGCGACGGGCCATGCTGGGCTGACGCGGTTAGCAAGTGACCGGGCGATCTGTGAAAATGGGGGCATGAGCTTCCAGCCTCCCGCGTCGGCGCCCGAAACGCCCGGCAATGAAAACCAGGCCGTCCGCCACCACAGCTCACACAACCACGGAGTGCAGGGCCAGAGCCTGGAAGACGCACTGCAGAAGGCGGGGTTCTACCCGCGCCTTGTCTCGGACGTCGTCGACGACGCACTGGACGGCCGGGACTGCGTGGCCCACCTGGTGCACCTGGAAACCCACTTCGACCGCGCCGAAGTCCGCCGCCACATTACCGTGCTGGTGCTGACTGCCGACATGCTGGTGATCACCCACGTCGACGACCAGCAGCTGGACGAGGCGGGGGAGCAGATCGTCGCCCAGATCTCCACCGAGTC
This window of the Pseudarthrobacter defluvii genome carries:
- the cydD gene encoding thiol reductant ABC exporter subunit CydD, translated to MRPTFPTGPATRSAIYWLGLLAALKALSLVLIGQAVASVLAGLAAGNPAWSEQLTAGLAGVVLRSLTVWGQAVAARRAALGVKEELRAELLERALRGGVRGTGPGDGGLAVLATRGLDALDSYYTQFLPALVNCAAVPLLLGARILFADWVSALVIVLTVPLIPVFMVLIGRYTEDSVRQAQASLARLSGHMLELAKGLPVLVGLGRATAQRKALEEISEEYRSRTMGTLRTAFLSALALELIATISVAVVAVFIGVRLVHGGMPLEAGLLALLLAPDCYLPLRELGTAHHASDDGRVALAETAAVTGAPEPTPLPAAKAGRPGAPLEVTALTVTYPGRAGAAVGPLTFTAPQDRITALDGPSGAGKSTVLGVLAGTIGNAGGTARTGTSAGTSITGSIRGLDRRAVAWVPQHPVMVANTVLDEVLLYLSPDSTHGPDRFAAEDAARRCLERAGAGHLAGKHPAELSPGELRRVALARGLARIDAGATLLLLDEPTAHLDDASAVIVENAIRRLRGQATVILVAHNRRTRQLADLLVPVRPAGTATPTPDAGVAVFPPGRADTTASARSMDTPVTEAGVDDGTEARHPRVVGPAPSAAPGAGRLLAALLAPVRGKFAAAAFVGTLAAVFAVALSGLSGWLIIRASEQPPILYLLTAIVGVRFFGIGRAVFRYWERLLLHDAVFAALTRLRGRLWESLSRRALSLRRLLQGGNVLGTVIDDVDTVRDLLPRVVLPPVTALAVSVLAVAATGALVPAALPAVLGAAVSGLLLAPAAAVWGDRKSAAAEQALRSGVLRRVTAALDARAELHANGVAPRVLDALLAEDRDATRASQRSAWADGLGHAVATAACGAAALAAALLAGPEVLAARVAPATAAVVVLLLLALVEPYAAMTTAVRQFPALRAVMRRVGESGALAGGGEATDGLQSVPARAGGAPGVELVDLAAAWPGGSPVFSGVDASAAPGRWLAVTGPSGSGKSTLLSVLLGFLPPAAGQVRVTGRAAWCPQEAHLFDSTIRGNLLLGRPSTDGAAAARDEELEAVLAAVGLSGLVRRLPAGLDTRIGPGGAFLSGGERQRLAVARTLLTGAEVVLLDEPTTHLDAESAAAMLADLRSGLRDRTVVLVTHNAADIQAGDGRLDLSAFSGQARASLARSR
- a CDS encoding DinB family protein, translated to MPIVPDAKDWTWVLSRPCPECSFDASSATPATVPGSIESMIPRWLAVLRRPDAAERPNDDTWSAVEYACHVRDVFTLFGQRLNLMLTADDARFADWDQDLTALEKDYANADPSEVGPELAAEGHEAAESFAGVPEEDWGRKGLRSNGSEFTVLTLSQYFLHDVVHHLHDVNG
- a CDS encoding DNA gyrase/topoisomerase IV subunit A, yielding MARRQSPAPIADENYTENIVDIDVTSEMQGSFLEYAYSVIYSRALPDARDGLKPVQRRILYMMSDMGLRPDRGHVKSARVVGEVMGKLHPHGDAAIYDAMVRMAQDFSLRLPLIDGHGNFGSLDDGPAAPRYTEARLAAAALTLTNHLDEDVVDFIPNYDNQLTQPDVLPAAFPNLLVNGATGIAVGMATNMAPHNLVEVISAARHLIANPDATLDDLMRFVPGPDLPSGGRIVGLDGIRDAYATGRGSFKTRAKVEIEQLSARRTGLVVTELPYMVGPEKVIEKIKDAVNAKKLTGISDIVDLTDRKHGLRLVIELKNGFNPNAVLQQLYRYTPMEDSFGINNVTLVDGQPQTLGLVDLLSVYVNHRIDVVRRRTVFRLGKKKDRLHLVEGLLIAIVDIDEVIQIIRSSDEAAAARERLMSIYDLTEVQANYILELRLRQLTKYSRIELEKEQDELRREIAELQAILDSEELLRTVVSDELGAIAEEHGTPRRTVLLESEAVSPTVAAELAGANGKKGKAAPLSLEIADDPCWAILTASGQVARTSTQEPLAEAGPRSKHDVYTSVVKTSARGEIAAVTSLGRMLRLQVMDMPVLAPMAGLPNLAGGVPAKEFLTLVKGESLVAFVRLDEVLAIGTAQGVVKRVQPDYPLNREDWEVITLKDKDVVVGVAPAGADDADLVFLTREAQLLKFPASAVRPQGRTAGGMAGIKLAAGDQVIFFGAVQPKDEAAVVVTIAGTNGALPGTAPGTAKVTAFSEYPAKGRATAGVRSHRFLKGEDMLLLAWAGHGPAKASSAAGVARSLPQEHGRRDGSGVPLSQAVEAVGPAMAWPDGESAET
- a CDS encoding bifunctional acetate--CoA ligase family protein/GNAT family N-acetyltransferase, producing MVDQPGDGEYPEHWEADVVLRDGGTAHLRPIHPSDAEAVQAFHTGQSQNSIYMRFFAFKARLSAKELKRFTEVDYKDRVAFVITIHGEIIGIGRYDRLPNPTEAEVAFNIADSHQGRGIGSILLEHLAAAAHENGIRKFTAEVLPENRKMLMVFSDAGYDVKRHFDDGVVSLEFNIDPTEKSRAVMESREHRAEARSVRELLAPSSVAVIGASRRWGTVGYQLLEHIIEGGFHGSVYAINPEALELAGMMSYGKLSEVPEPVQLAIIAVPYEEVAGVVAECAAAGVKGVVIASAGFADDGERGLLRQRALVRQARANGMRVIGPASLGIANTHPDVALNASMAPTMPLRGGLGLFSQSAAIGVSLYAASSRRRVGVSSLLSAGNRADVSGNDMMQYWEDDTDTSAVGLYLESIGNPRKFSRIARRLARTKPVIVAKSDTMGLRLPPGHAVRTTQAPAGALDAMLRQSGVIRVETVEQLVDVAQVVSGRPLPAGPDVAIFSNSEALGNVVADSAVAHGLGVAQVVSGLDLDAGQSVALPALRNALLDALASDAVHAAVAALLPARGLTVDAVAQVLAECSASAGKPVVAAFTGILDPAINVEGLVGAEGCTVPCYSNPGAAVAALAAVVRYAEWAARDQGQFVEPAGCDPRQAEAELDELLRDVTGDQLKQLDPAATASLLGHYGISVLPSRPFTAPDEAVAAADALGWPVVLKTTAPALRHRLDLGGVRLGIEDAESLRLNVQQMRRALAAYGDPALEVQAMAPVGQACTFRAIEDPLLGPVISFGLAGDAVNLLDDWSHRVPPLSAADVHDFIRAPRASRKLFGYQGLPAVDVAALEDLAGRLAWMKDNHPEIALVEFNPVLCGTTGVTILAADVRIGNAAQRTDSARRAMLG